The proteins below are encoded in one region of Caulobacter henricii:
- a CDS encoding aldehyde dehydrogenase yields MTEAVARLTLPGLAVIEGERVEAESGATFHNVSPRDGRVLNLVTACQAVDVERAVASARAAFEDGRWRDLGPRAKKAILFRLADLMERDAEELALLESLDVGKPIRDARAVDIPLAINTCRWYAEALDKFYGEVGTSPVDRLSYAVHEPLGVIGAIVPWNFPLHMAMWKVAPALAMGNSVVLKPAEQSPLTALKLGELALEAGLPAGVLNVVPGLGSVAGEALALSMDVDMIAFTGSGPVGRRLMEYSARSNLKRVSLELGGKSPQIVFADCPDLDAAAQAAAWGVFYNQGEVCTAASRLLVEASIKDAFLDRVVAVARDMVPGDPLDPATVFGAMVSERQMNTALDYIATADSQGARRVLGGRQVRQDSGGYFVEPTIFDRVAPESTLAREEVFGPVLGVMSFSSEAEAFRLANDTVYGLAAGLWTSDISRALGGARQLRAGLVWVNGWDACDITMPFGGFKQSGFGRDRSLHALHKYADLKSVSVTLR; encoded by the coding sequence ATGACCGAAGCGGTTGCCCGCCTGACCCTGCCTGGCCTGGCGGTGATCGAAGGCGAGCGCGTCGAGGCGGAGTCCGGGGCCACCTTCCACAATGTCTCGCCGCGCGATGGCCGGGTGCTGAACCTGGTGACCGCCTGCCAGGCCGTCGATGTCGAGCGGGCCGTCGCCTCGGCCCGGGCGGCCTTTGAGGACGGCCGCTGGCGGGACCTGGGACCGCGCGCCAAGAAGGCGATCCTGTTCCGCCTCGCCGACCTGATGGAACGCGATGCCGAGGAACTGGCCCTGCTCGAGAGCCTCGACGTCGGCAAGCCGATCCGCGACGCCCGGGCCGTCGACATCCCTTTGGCGATCAATACCTGCCGCTGGTACGCCGAGGCGCTGGACAAGTTCTATGGCGAGGTCGGGACATCTCCGGTCGATCGGCTTAGCTATGCCGTGCATGAGCCGCTGGGCGTGATCGGGGCGATCGTGCCGTGGAACTTCCCGCTGCACATGGCGATGTGGAAGGTCGCCCCGGCCCTGGCCATGGGCAATTCGGTGGTGCTGAAGCCGGCCGAGCAGTCGCCCCTGACCGCCCTGAAGCTCGGTGAACTGGCCCTGGAAGCTGGGCTCCCGGCAGGGGTTCTCAATGTGGTCCCCGGTCTGGGCTCCGTGGCCGGCGAGGCCCTGGCCCTGTCGATGGATGTCGACATGATCGCCTTTACCGGCTCGGGCCCGGTGGGGCGGCGGCTGATGGAATATTCGGCGCGCTCCAACCTCAAGCGGGTGTCGCTGGAACTGGGCGGCAAGTCGCCCCAGATCGTCTTCGCCGATTGCCCGGACCTCGATGCCGCCGCCCAGGCCGCCGCCTGGGGCGTGTTCTATAACCAGGGCGAGGTCTGTACCGCCGCCTCGCGGCTGCTGGTCGAGGCCAGCATCAAGGACGCCTTTCTGGACCGGGTCGTGGCCGTGGCCCGGGACATGGTGCCCGGCGACCCGCTGGATCCGGCCACGGTGTTCGGGGCCATGGTCAGCGAGCGGCAGATGAACACCGCCCTCGACTATATCGCCACGGCAGACAGCCAGGGCGCGCGGCGGGTCCTCGGCGGCCGGCAGGTACGCCAGGACAGCGGCGGCTACTTTGTCGAGCCGACCATTTTCGACCGCGTCGCACCGGAAAGCACCCTGGCCCGCGAGGAGGTCTTCGGGCCGGTCCTCGGGGTGATGAGTTTCAGCAGTGAGGCGGAAGCCTTCCGCCTGGCCAATGACACGGTCTACGGCCTGGCCGCCGGCCTGTGGACCTCGGATATCAGCCGGGCCCTGGGCGGGGCGCGCCAGCTCAGGGCCGGACTGGTCTGGGTCAATGGCTGGGATGCCTGCGACATCACCATGCCGTTCGGCGGCTTCAAGCAGTCGGGATTTGGCCGCGACCGCAGCCTCCATGCGTTGCACAAGTATGCCGACCTGAAGTCGGTGTCCGTGACGCTGAGGTGA
- a CDS encoding GntR family transcriptional regulator, with translation MAEAKSRRPLADSTAVHDQVYDAIRQALITGRIAPGVGVSLRSLAAELGVSPMPVRDAVRRLAAERALAINPANKRLSVPSLTADRLEQLSQARLWIEPELAARAAPLADAALIKSLQAIDARLDAALAAGDVDGYMTANHAFHFAIYQRSGAEVLLSMAGGLWLQVGPFMRVVFGRVGTGSLPTDRHAEAIAALKARDAEGARRAIAADLSEGMDKMRAAVEAGS, from the coding sequence TTGGCCGAAGCGAAGTCCCGCCGTCCCCTGGCCGATTCCACGGCCGTGCATGACCAGGTCTATGACGCCATCCGTCAGGCCCTGATCACCGGCCGCATTGCCCCCGGGGTGGGTGTCAGTCTGCGCAGCCTCGCCGCCGAACTGGGGGTCAGTCCCATGCCGGTCCGCGATGCCGTGCGGCGGCTGGCGGCCGAGCGGGCCCTGGCGATCAATCCGGCCAACAAGCGCCTGTCGGTGCCGTCCCTGACCGCCGACCGGCTTGAACAGCTGTCCCAGGCCCGGCTGTGGATCGAGCCCGAACTGGCCGCCCGCGCCGCGCCCCTGGCCGATGCGGCCCTGATCAAGAGCCTCCAGGCCATTGACGCGCGCCTGGATGCGGCACTCGCTGCCGGGGATGTCGACGGCTACATGACCGCCAACCATGCCTTTCACTTTGCCATCTACCAGCGGTCCGGGGCCGAGGTGCTGCTGTCGATGGCCGGCGGCCTGTGGCTGCAGGTCGGGCCCTTCATGCGGGTGGTGTTCGGCCGGGTGGGTACGGGCAGTCTGCCCACGGACCGTCATGCCGAGGCCATTGCCGCCCTGAAGGCCCGCGATGCCGAGGGTGCCCGCCGGGCCATCGCCGCTGACCTGTCCGAAGGCATGGACAAGATGCGTGCCGCCGTGGAGGCCGGGTCGTGA
- a CDS encoding aspartate aminotransferase family protein encodes MTAMADFGANNLDAFWMPFTPNRRFKAHPRMLASAKDMHYRTPEGREILDATSGLWCVNAGHDQPRIREAIQKQAAEMDYAPCFNMGHPLAFAFASQLAQVTPEGLDRIFFTNSGSESVDTALKIALAYHRARGKGTKTRLIGRERGYHGVGFGGISVGGIPKNRMYFGSLLTGVDHLPHTHGVAGNLFSKGEPEHGAHLADELERIVALHDASNIAAVIVEPVAGSTGVLIPPKGYLQRLRAICDKHDILLIFDEVITGFGRLGTPFAADRFGVTPDLICMAKGLTNAAVPCGAVAASGKIYDAMMEGADAPIELFHGYTYSAHPLACAAGIATLETYKEDDLFARAAGMESYWQEAIHSLRDARHVIDIRNLGLIGGIELEARPGAPTARALEVFETAFDAGLLIRVTADIIALSPPLIIEKSHVDQVVETLRGVLARVD; translated from the coding sequence ATCACCGCCATGGCCGATTTCGGTGCCAACAACCTCGATGCCTTCTGGATGCCGTTCACGCCCAACCGGCGGTTCAAGGCCCATCCGCGCATGCTCGCCTCGGCCAAGGACATGCACTACCGCACGCCGGAAGGCCGCGAGATCCTCGACGCCACCTCGGGCCTCTGGTGCGTCAATGCCGGCCACGACCAGCCCCGGATCCGCGAAGCGATCCAGAAGCAGGCGGCCGAGATGGACTATGCCCCCTGCTTCAACATGGGCCATCCCCTGGCCTTCGCCTTTGCCAGCCAGCTGGCCCAGGTGACGCCGGAGGGCCTGGACCGGATCTTCTTCACCAATAGTGGCTCGGAGTCGGTCGACACCGCCCTGAAGATCGCCCTGGCCTATCACCGGGCCCGCGGCAAGGGGACCAAGACCCGGCTGATCGGCCGCGAGCGCGGCTATCACGGCGTCGGCTTCGGCGGCATTTCCGTGGGCGGCATCCCCAAGAACCGGATGTATTTCGGCTCCCTGCTGACCGGCGTCGACCACCTGCCCCACACCCACGGCGTGGCCGGCAACCTGTTCTCGAAGGGTGAGCCCGAGCACGGTGCCCACCTGGCCGACGAGCTGGAACGGATCGTCGCCCTGCACGACGCCTCCAACATCGCCGCTGTCATCGTCGAGCCGGTGGCCGGTTCGACCGGCGTGCTGATCCCGCCCAAGGGCTATCTGCAGCGCCTGAGGGCGATCTGCGACAAGCACGACATCCTGCTGATCTTCGACGAGGTGATCACCGGCTTCGGCCGGCTGGGCACGCCGTTCGCCGCCGACCGCTTCGGCGTCACCCCCGACCTGATCTGTATGGCCAAGGGCCTGACCAATGCCGCCGTGCCCTGCGGCGCGGTCGCCGCCTCGGGCAAGATCTATGACGCCATGATGGAGGGGGCCGACGCCCCGATCGAGCTCTTCCACGGCTATACCTATTCGGCCCACCCCCTGGCCTGCGCAGCCGGGATCGCGACGCTGGAAACCTACAAGGAAGACGATCTCTTCGCCCGCGCCGCCGGCATGGAGTCCTACTGGCAGGAGGCCATCCACAGCCTGCGCGATGCCCGCCACGTCATCGACATCCGCAATCTCGGCCTGATCGGCGGCATCGAACTCGAGGCCCGCCCCGGCGCCCCGACGGCCCGGGCCCTGGAGGTGTTCGAGACAGCCTTCGACGCCGGCCTGCTAATCCGGGTGACCGCCGACATCATCGCCCTGTCGCCGCCGCTGATCATCGAGAAAAGCCATGTCGACCAGGTCGTCGAGACCCTGCGCGGGGTGCTGGCCCGGGTCGACTAG
- a CDS encoding c-type cytochrome, which produces MTPPLPVAVRHLGLVIAACAGLAACASTPGEPSASDLVARGRSLALSECAQCHAVGPSGGNARSGAPAFAKVAETYRNTRLDWELEAITQVGHYRMPRKQLTSTEITEVTAYIRSLDRSRR; this is translated from the coding sequence ATGACACCGCCCCTCCCCGTCGCTGTCCGCCATCTTGGCCTGGTCATCGCAGCCTGCGCCGGCCTCGCCGCCTGCGCCAGCACGCCGGGCGAGCCGTCCGCCTCCGACCTCGTCGCCCGCGGCCGCAGCCTCGCCCTGTCCGAATGCGCCCAATGCCATGCGGTGGGTCCCAGCGGCGGCAACGCGCGCTCTGGCGCGCCCGCCTTCGCCAAGGTGGCCGAAACCTATCGCAATACCCGGCTCGACTGGGAGCTGGAGGCCATCACCCAGGTCGGCCACTACCGCATGCCCCGCAAGCAGCTGACCTCCACTGAGATCACCGAGGTCACGGCCTATATCCGCTCGCTGGACCGCTCGCGGCGCTAG
- a CDS encoding pectate lyase, with protein MRRPLQNAASLAALALAVSACATGPSVAAPKEVVAFPGAEGAGRLSVGGRGGAVLRVTNLEDAGPGSLRAAVEAKGPRTVVFDVAGTILLKTPLKISNGQITIAGQTAPGGGITVRDQTLVVAADDVVIRFIRSRLGAESKTEGDAIWIAKGRRIILDHVSASWSVDETLSASARFDNPDQGFHDLTVQWSIIAESLAHSLHAKGDHGYGSLIRGGQGSKISFHHNLWANHVARMPRPGNYDGPDKDPIGAFIEFRSNVFYNWGKGYAGYDADKAALVAYNFIDNAYVAGPNSEKLVAFQEGNSLARAYFAGNSMNGEIPADPWSLVTGLQVENYRQTAPIAVAPVTADPAPSAYQRVLADAGASVSRDAVDARVVEGVKARTGKVINNEQEVGGWPALAPGQAAVDTDGDGMPDAWETAHGFNPKLADGAALAKDGSGWTNLELYLADAAKVRG; from the coding sequence ATGCGCCGCCCGCTTCAGAACGCCGCCAGCCTCGCCGCCCTGGCTCTTGCCGTCTCAGCCTGCGCCACCGGCCCCTCGGTCGCCGCGCCGAAAGAGGTCGTCGCCTTCCCCGGGGCCGAGGGTGCGGGGCGGCTGTCGGTCGGTGGACGCGGCGGGGCGGTGCTGCGTGTAACCAACCTCGAGGACGCCGGTCCCGGCTCGCTGCGCGCGGCGGTCGAGGCCAAGGGCCCGCGGACCGTGGTGTTCGATGTGGCCGGCACGATCCTGCTGAAGACGCCGCTGAAGATCTCCAACGGCCAGATCACCATCGCCGGCCAGACCGCACCGGGCGGCGGCATCACCGTGCGCGACCAGACCCTGGTGGTGGCCGCCGATGATGTGGTGATCCGCTTCATCCGCTCGCGCCTCGGGGCCGAGAGCAAGACCGAGGGCGACGCCATCTGGATCGCCAAGGGGCGGCGGATCATCCTGGACCATGTCTCGGCCAGCTGGTCGGTGGACGAGACCCTGTCGGCCTCGGCCCGGTTCGACAATCCCGACCAGGGCTTTCATGACCTGACCGTGCAGTGGTCGATCATCGCCGAGAGCCTGGCCCACTCGCTGCATGCCAAGGGCGACCACGGCTATGGCAGCCTGATCCGCGGGGGCCAGGGCTCGAAGATCAGCTTCCACCACAATCTCTGGGCCAACCACGTGGCCCGTATGCCGCGGCCGGGAAACTATGACGGCCCCGACAAGGACCCGATCGGCGCCTTCATCGAGTTCCGCTCCAACGTCTTCTACAACTGGGGCAAGGGCTATGCCGGCTATGACGCCGACAAGGCGGCCCTGGTCGCCTACAACTTCATCGACAATGCCTATGTCGCCGGGCCCAATTCCGAGAAGCTGGTCGCCTTCCAGGAGGGCAACAGCCTGGCCAGGGCCTATTTCGCCGGCAACAGCATGAACGGCGAGATTCCCGCCGATCCGTGGAGCCTGGTCACCGGTCTGCAGGTCGAGAACTATCGCCAGACGGCTCCGATCGCTGTCGCGCCAGTGACGGCCGACCCGGCCCCCAGTGCCTATCAACGCGTCCTGGCTGATGCCGGGGCCTCGGTGTCGCGGGACGCCGTGGATGCACGGGTGGTCGAGGGCGTGAAGGCCCGGACCGGCAAGGTCATCAACAACGAACAGGAAGTCGGCGGCTGGCCGGCCCTCGCGCCCGGCCAGGCGGCAGTCGATACCGACGGCGACGGCATGCCCGATGCCTGGGAGACCGCGCACGGCTTCAACCCGAAGCTGGCCGATGGGGCGGCTCTGGCCAAGGACGGGTCGGGCTGGACGAACCTGGAGCTCTACCTGGCCGATGCGGCCAAGGTTCGGGGGTGA
- the aroC gene encoding chorismate synthase has product MSHNTFGHLFRVTTWGESHGPALGCVVDGCPPGIALTAEMIQGFLDKRRPGQGKFVTQRQEPDAVRILSGVFEDGRSDGQRTTGTPISLMIENTDQRSKDYGEIAQAFRPGHADYPYFAKYGVRDYRGGGRSSARETAARVAAGAIARLVIPGVTVRAALVQIGPYAIDRTNWDWDQVEQNPYWSPDAAIIPVWEEHLEKIRKAGSSTGAVVEVEATGVPAGWGAPLYGKLDAELAAALMSINAAKGVEIGEGFASAALTGEDNADQMRMGNDGPVFLSNHAGGVLGGLSTGQPVVARVAFKPTSSILIPRETINEAGENVDLRTKGRHDPCVGIRGVPVVEAMTACVLADAFLRHRAQTGGGAYRPGQSERL; this is encoded by the coding sequence ATGTCGCACAATACCTTTGGTCACCTGTTCCGCGTCACCACCTGGGGCGAAAGCCACGGGCCGGCGCTCGGCTGCGTCGTCGACGGCTGCCCTCCCGGGATCGCCCTGACGGCGGAGATGATCCAGGGCTTCCTCGACAAGCGTCGCCCCGGCCAGGGCAAGTTCGTCACCCAGCGCCAGGAGCCGGATGCGGTGCGCATCCTGTCGGGCGTGTTCGAAGACGGCCGCTCGGACGGCCAGCGCACGACCGGCACGCCGATCTCGCTGATGATCGAAAATACCGACCAGCGCTCCAAGGACTATGGCGAGATCGCCCAGGCCTTCCGGCCCGGTCATGCCGACTATCCCTATTTCGCCAAGTACGGCGTGCGTGACTATCGCGGCGGCGGCCGCAGCTCGGCCCGCGAGACGGCGGCGCGCGTGGCGGCCGGGGCCATTGCCCGGCTGGTGATCCCCGGCGTGACGGTGCGCGCGGCGCTCGTCCAGATCGGCCCCTACGCGATCGACCGGACCAACTGGGACTGGGACCAGGTCGAGCAGAACCCCTACTGGTCGCCCGATGCGGCGATCATCCCGGTCTGGGAAGAGCATCTGGAAAAGATCCGCAAGGCCGGCTCCTCGACCGGGGCCGTTGTCGAGGTCGAGGCGACGGGTGTTCCGGCCGGCTGGGGCGCGCCGCTCTATGGCAAGCTGGACGCCGAACTGGCCGCAGCCCTGATGTCGATCAATGCCGCCAAGGGCGTCGAGATCGGCGAGGGCTTCGCCAGCGCCGCCCTGACCGGCGAGGACAATGCCGACCAGATGCGCATGGGCAATGACGGGCCAGTCTTCCTGAGCAATCACGCCGGCGGGGTGCTGGGTGGCCTCTCGACCGGTCAGCCGGTGGTGGCCCGGGTGGCCTTCAAGCCGACCTCCTCGATCCTGATCCCGCGCGAGACGATCAATGAGGCCGGCGAGAATGTCGACCTGCGCACCAAGGGACGCCACGACCCCTGTGTCGGCATTCGCGGCGTGCCGGTGGTCGAGGCCATGACCGCCTGCGTCCTGGCCGATGCCTTCCTGCGCCACCGGGCCCAGACCGGCGGCGGCGCCTACCGGCCCGGGCAAAGCGAGCGCCTCTGA
- a CDS encoding response regulator, translated as MRFDTLKILLVDDNRHMRLLLTEMLRAIGVRQIFEAMDGVEALNLMRGVPIDIVITDLKMGQLGGIDFVNLLRRSPDSPNPFAPVLMVTGHSTLRRVQDARDAGVNEFLTKPVTGRSLVHRLTLLIEQPRPYIRCGTYFGPDRRRRTSADHKGPWRRDDDSIAIDFG; from the coding sequence GTGCGCTTCGACACCCTGAAAATTCTTCTGGTCGATGACAATCGGCACATGCGGCTGCTGCTGACCGAAATGCTGCGCGCGATCGGCGTCCGGCAGATCTTCGAGGCCATGGACGGCGTCGAGGCCCTCAACCTGATGCGCGGCGTGCCGATCGACATCGTCATCACCGACCTGAAGATGGGCCAGCTGGGCGGCATCGACTTCGTCAACCTGCTGCGACGCTCGCCTGACAGCCCCAACCCCTTCGCACCGGTCCTGATGGTCACCGGCCACTCCACCCTGCGGCGCGTCCAGGATGCCCGCGATGCCGGGGTCAACGAGTTCCTGACCAAGCCGGTCACCGGGCGCAGCCTGGTCCATCGCCTGACCCTGCTGATCGAGCAGCCGAGACCCTATATCCGCTGCGGGACCTATTTCGGGCCTGACCGCCGGCGACGCACCAGCGCCGACCACAAGGGCCCCTGGCGGCGCGACGACGATTCCATCGCCATCGATTTCGGCTAG
- a CDS encoding 6-carboxytetrahydropterin synthase, producing the protein MMPVFEITKAATFDAAHYIEQGPADHRYRKLHGHSFKVEASVKGQMQDAGWVADLEGLDTALKSVAAELDHGLLNDRPGLESPTLERLCLYFAERLTPAFPGLSRVEISRPTIGERCALSL; encoded by the coding sequence ATGATGCCCGTCTTCGAGATCACGAAGGCCGCGACCTTCGACGCGGCCCATTACATTGAGCAAGGTCCTGCCGACCATCGCTACCGCAAGCTGCACGGCCACTCGTTCAAGGTGGAGGCCAGCGTGAAGGGGCAGATGCAGGACGCCGGCTGGGTCGCCGACCTGGAGGGCCTGGACACGGCGCTGAAGTCCGTGGCCGCAGAGCTCGACCATGGCCTGCTGAATGATCGCCCCGGTCTGGAAAGCCCGACCCTGGAGCGCCTCTGTCTCTATTTCGCCGAGCGGCTGACCCCGGCCTTTCCGGGTCTGTCCCGGGTGGAGATCTCGCGCCCGACCATCGGCGAGCGCTGCGCGCTCAGCCTCTGA
- the queE gene encoding 7-carboxy-7-deazaguanine synthase, producing the protein MTYSVKEIFLTLQGEGGQAGKAAVFCRFAGCNLWTGREQDRAKAVCTFCDTDFVGTDGEGGGKFATPELLADAVEAAWTGGAKDRLVVCTGGEPLLQLDPPAIAALHARGFMIAVESNGTVSAPEGIDWVCISPKADAPVIQTRGQELKLVYPQDKAMPERFESLDFERFYLQPMDGPDRDRNTQLAVAYCLSHPQWRLSVQTHKYLGLP; encoded by the coding sequence GTGACCTATTCCGTCAAGGAGATCTTCCTGACCCTGCAGGGCGAAGGCGGCCAGGCCGGCAAGGCGGCCGTGTTCTGCCGCTTCGCCGGCTGCAATCTGTGGACGGGTCGCGAGCAGGACCGCGCCAAGGCGGTCTGCACCTTCTGTGACACCGACTTCGTCGGCACAGACGGCGAGGGGGGCGGCAAGTTCGCGACGCCTGAACTTCTGGCGGACGCGGTCGAGGCCGCCTGGACGGGCGGGGCCAAGGATCGCCTGGTGGTCTGTACCGGTGGCGAACCCCTGCTGCAGCTGGATCCGCCCGCGATCGCCGCCCTCCACGCCCGGGGTTTCATGATCGCCGTTGAGAGCAATGGCACCGTCTCGGCCCCTGAGGGCATAGACTGGGTCTGTATCAGCCCGAAGGCTGACGCCCCGGTCATCCAGACCCGGGGCCAGGAGCTGAAGCTGGTCTATCCGCAGGACAAGGCCATGCCGGAGCGGTTCGAAAGTCTCGATTTCGAGCGCTTTTACCTGCAGCCGATGGACGGCCCCGACCGCGACCGAAACACGCAATTGGCCGTCGCCTATTGCCTTTCCCACCCTCAATGGCGTTTAAGCGTCCAAACACACAAATATCTCGGCCTGCCCTGA
- the queC gene encoding 7-cyano-7-deazaguanine synthase QueC — protein sequence MTDAALVLFSGGQDSSVCLAWALERYARVETVGFDYGQRHLIEMEARQAVRHQIAARFPHWGERLGEDHVLDLRGFGAVAQSALTADRAIEMTDRGLPSTFVPGRNLVFLTYAAALADRRGIAALVGGMCETDFSGYPDCRRDTLDAMQNALNLGMDREFRIETPLMALTKAETWALAKALGGEDLVDLIVVESHTCYQGERGELQAWGHGCGDCPACDLRQKGYEAWDAAGRAELEL from the coding sequence ATGACTGATGCCGCCCTGGTGCTGTTCTCTGGCGGCCAGGACAGCAGCGTCTGCCTGGCTTGGGCACTGGAACGTTATGCCCGTGTCGAGACGGTCGGTTTCGACTATGGCCAGCGTCACCTGATCGAGATGGAGGCGCGGCAAGCTGTCCGTCACCAGATCGCGGCGCGCTTCCCGCACTGGGGCGAACGGCTCGGCGAGGACCATGTGCTGGACCTCCGCGGCTTCGGTGCGGTGGCGCAGAGCGCCTTGACCGCAGATCGGGCCATCGAAATGACTGATCGGGGCCTGCCGTCGACCTTCGTTCCCGGGCGTAACCTGGTGTTCCTGACCTATGCTGCGGCCCTGGCCGACCGCCGTGGTATCGCCGCCCTGGTCGGTGGAATGTGCGAGACGGACTTCTCTGGCTATCCCGATTGCCGGCGCGACACCCTCGATGCCATGCAGAATGCGCTCAATCTCGGCATGGACCGCGAGTTCCGGATCGAAACGCCCTTGATGGCCCTGACCAAGGCCGAGACCTGGGCCCTGGCCAAGGCCCTGGGAGGCGAGGATCTGGTCGACCTGATCGTGGTCGAGAGCCACACCTGCTACCAGGGCGAGCGCGGCGAATTGCAGGCCTGGGGCCATGGCTGCGGTGACTGTCCGGCCTGCGACCTGCGCCAGAAGGGCTACGAGGCTTGGGACGCCGCCGGACGTGCGGAGCTCGAACTGTGA